A window from Methanomassiliicoccus sp. encodes these proteins:
- a CDS encoding PRC-barrel domain-containing protein, which translates to MRKFITELKGKTVMTNDGQILGMIENFLVNTSSGDIQNVLVVPAEEVESRLYKTDAQGRLVLPFSEMRAVRDVVVMSVSNA; encoded by the coding sequence ATGAGAAAATTCATTACTGAGCTGAAGGGGAAGACCGTCATGACCAACGACGGGCAGATCCTCGGTATGATCGAGAACTTCTTGGTGAACACCTCCTCGGGCGACATCCAGAACGTCCTGGTCGTACCAGCCGAGGAGGTAGAGAGCCGGCTGTACAAGACCGACGCCCAGGGGCGGCTGGTGCTTCCGTTCAGCGAGATGCGTGCTGTCCGCGACGTTGTCGTGATGTCGGTCTCCAACGCGTGA
- a CDS encoding RimK-like ATPgrasp N-terminal domain-containing protein, giving the protein MLGREKWSAQENGSAFVNILGDYRFMSEGHYGSVEAENAGVKVYPTIKESLDAYIVPLCMERAAEAGISVPEYYISNDFFEPPCIVYPINPFMKRHSVVYKSGHVKRIAKSMTRNFKYAICVQKIAEDVAIREYKCVMGNTTCDEVQDIASKAWDLFHLPICNLRVIENGKIMLSAIEPCPLQDLGSRELKLLRKANEWQI; this is encoded by the coding sequence TTGCTAGGCCGTGAGAAGTGGTCCGCACAAGAGAATGGGAGCGCGTTTGTAAACATCCTAGGTGACTACCGGTTCATGAGCGAGGGCCACTACGGAAGCGTGGAGGCCGAGAACGCCGGGGTCAAGGTCTATCCAACCATAAAGGAGTCATTGGACGCCTACATCGTACCGCTGTGCATGGAGCGTGCCGCAGAGGCTGGAATCTCCGTTCCTGAGTATTACATATCGAACGACTTCTTCGAGCCTCCTTGCATCGTATACCCCATCAATCCTTTCATGAAGCGGCATAGCGTGGTTTACAAGTCTGGCCATGTGAAGCGCATCGCCAAGTCGATGACGAGGAATTTCAAGTACGCCATCTGCGTCCAGAAAATTGCCGAGGATGTTGCGATCCGGGAGTACAAGTGTGTTATGGGCAACACCACCTGCGACGAGGTCCAGGACATTGCCAGTAAGGCATGGGACCTCTTCCACCTGCCCATCTGCAACCTCCGGGTCATCGAGAACGGCAAGATCATGCTAAGCGCGATCGAGCCCTGCCCGCTCCAGGACCTGGGCTCTAGGGAGCTGAAGCTTCTGAGGAAGGCGAACGAATGGCAAATATAG
- a CDS encoding RimK family alpha-L-glutamate ligase, which yields MANIACFVERYTVSRAEELTALVNFKLAAHNLGHQLEYVFRKDLAKIPDYDALFIRSLTDPLNAAYVAARTAELHGMKVIDDPDSIIICCDKINMYMHLMRARVPIPDTRFIGKSELDKVTMAQLFEDLGAPLVLKAPHTSFSMHVDKVDSVPAFEEVARKYFRRADEIVVQRFVPSRFDWRVTTLNGEILFVCRYVMPGNSWKIQRNDNGHIIWAKIEAVDPATVDPRLLEIGLRAANAIGKGLYGVDIKEIDGEYVVIEVNDNPNIDAGGEDAQSPEIYDRIVRYLAGEA from the coding sequence ATGGCAAATATAGCCTGTTTCGTGGAGCGCTACACCGTCTCCCGGGCCGAGGAACTCACTGCGCTGGTGAATTTCAAATTGGCCGCTCACAATCTGGGCCACCAGCTGGAATACGTGTTCCGCAAGGACCTGGCCAAGATCCCGGATTACGACGCGCTGTTCATACGCTCTCTGACCGACCCCCTCAACGCCGCGTACGTCGCCGCCCGGACGGCGGAACTGCACGGTATGAAGGTCATCGACGACCCCGACTCCATTATCATCTGCTGTGACAAGATCAACATGTACATGCACCTGATGCGTGCCAGGGTCCCTATTCCTGACACCAGGTTCATCGGGAAGAGCGAGCTGGATAAGGTCACCATGGCTCAGCTGTTCGAGGATCTCGGCGCTCCCCTGGTGCTCAAGGCGCCTCACACCTCGTTCTCCATGCATGTCGACAAGGTGGACTCGGTACCCGCCTTCGAGGAGGTGGCCAGGAAGTACTTCCGCCGGGCGGATGAGATCGTAGTGCAACGGTTCGTACCCTCCCGGTTCGATTGGCGGGTGACGACGCTCAACGGTGAGATCCTCTTCGTGTGCAGATATGTCATGCCCGGTAACTCCTGGAAGATCCAGCGCAACGATAACGGGCATATAATCTGGGCGAAGATCGAGGCGGTGGACCCCGCCACCGTGGATCCCCGTCTGCTGGAGATCGGTTTGAGGGCAGCCAACGCCATCGGCAAGGGCCTCTACGGTGTTGACATCAAAGAGATCGACGGCGAGTACGTGGTCATCGAGGTGAACGACAACCCCAACATCGATGCCGGCGGTGAGGACGCCCAGAGTCCCGAAATCTACGACCGCATCGTCAGATACCTGGCCGGCGAGGCGTAG